Below is a window of Cytobacillus firmus DNA.
ATTCCTATAATGGAATGAAGCAATACATTGAACAGGTGGTAAGCTTTATCCAAAATGGCGTTATGGCAGGGGATTACATTATTCTTATAGAAAATGACCGTGTCTACCCAATTATACAAAAAGAACTGAGCAGACGGTTAAATGAGGAAAAATTGAAATTTGTTCATTTTGTAAACAACTACGATTTTTATTATTCAAGTGGTAGCTACCATCCTCCTGCAATCACTGAGTATTTTACTAAAATGGTACAACCGTATGTTGAAAAGAAAATCTCATTTCGATCGTGGGCACATGTGGAGTGGTCCAGTATGAAAGATCCGCTTCATTTGATTGAGGACTTTGAGAAAATAGTAGACGAAGCTGTTAATACACTTTCTTTCCCATTAATTTGTGCGTATGAAGGAGAGAAAATGCCAGATTTCCTCAGGACTATTTTGATGGAAACTCATCCATATGTTCTATTTGAAGATAATCTCATTATCTCCGAACAATACCAGCAAATAGAGGAAGTAAAATAGCTAATCTGCCCAATTAATCTAGGAAAGCAGCCTAAAAACGAAGCCGCAGCACTCCCAGCTGCGGCTTCCAATATTGTCAGGCAGGCTCCATTTGAAGCTGATCCCGGTATGGTTTTAATGAATGATAAATAATGTTCTGCATGAATGCCTTATCCATGTCCGGCAAGAGCTTTTCAGCAAATGCCCAGGCATTTTCCTCAATTTTCAATGCTGTGAGCCGGCGTTCCTGCTCTGTTGTGCAGGCATCAAGATGGCTTGCCAATTGCTCCAGCTCCGCATCTTCTGCATGGCCTAACTCATGAGCAAACACAACGGCAAAATAATCTAAAAAACGATCAGCAGAAGCAAACAGCTGCTGGCATTGGTTCTTAATCTCTTCTGCATAAAGGGTTACTGTATGTGTTCCCATGCTGTATTTTCCGCCAGCTATACGATTTCCCGGAAAATGTTTCTCTAATTTAATGTCCGCCTGACTCCCCGACCTCTTCAGCAATTCATGAACAACAAGATCCAAGCTTTCTTTATTCAATGCAAACACCTTTCTCTATTTAAAGCTTATAGGCTATTATATGAGAAAAGTGTACAGAAATAAACCAATATATACCCTTTTATTTCGGCGACAAAACCTAAATCCCTTAATTTTTATCCTGCAGAAGCGATTTATGGATCCAGATCGCAGCCTGTGCACCCTCTCCCATCGCAATGGTTACTTGTTCCGAGTGGGCTGCCACATCGCCTGCTGCCCAAACATTTTGGACACTGGTCATTTTCGAGCGCGGATCTGTCAGGAGATGCTTATTTTCAAGCCGCTCTGCACCTAGCTGCTTTGCCAGGCCGGATTTTATCTCATTTCCGCCAAATGCAATAAATCCTCTATCCCCTGTAATTTCTTTGCCGTTTTCCAGCCTTACACCTTTAAATTTGTCATCATCTGCAAGCACTTTACCTATTGTTTCTTCCACATATTCAATATTTTCCTCTCTCATTTTCTCTAAAAATTCCTGATCTGGCACCTTTTTTTCATGGTTGATAAAAACAAGGTCATTTGTCCAGTAAGACAAGGTTAAGGCCATATTCGCACCGGCATTTCCAGAGCCAAGCACAATGGTGCGTTTATCCTTCACCTCATATCCATCACAGTCTGGACAGACATAGACCGATATGCCAAGACAAGGCATCAGTTCCGGGAATGGCGGCATCCGGTCCATGACTCCCGTTGCCAGCAAAATCCGTTTGCCGGAATATTTATTGCCGCTTTCTGCTGAAACGACAAATCCTCCTTCAGCCTTTTCAGCCTGCTCCACTTTTTCATGAACAAACTCCACTCCAAGGCTTTCGGCGTGTTTTTTCCCAAGCTCACGAAGCTCCGGGCCGCTTACACCATCAGGATAGCCTAAGATATTATGATAATTTTGGCATATCGTGGAACGCCCATCATCGGAATCCAGCACCAGCACCTTATGCTTATACCTGCCCAGCTGAATGGCAGCCTGCAGTCCCGCAATCCCTCCTCCAACAATCAGACAATCATAATTCAAAAATAACTCCTCCTTTTCGTGCCAAAAAAGGCTATACATGTAAACTACCCAGAAATTCGGTTTCCAAATACACTTCATTATTAAAATGGTTTGCTTTGTTACAGGGTAGGGGGGGGCTGATTGTGGTGTGGGAACTTCGTTTGTTGGTAAAATTCGGGGTTTGTGACTACTTTTTTCGTATTTTGGCGGAGAAGTGGTATCTATCGGGAGCTTTGATGCAGCTTCTTTCTGGTTTTATCGAATAAGAGGTATCTATTCGGGATTTTGATGCAGCTTCTTTTTGGTTTTATCGAATAAGCGGTATCTATCCAGGGCTTTGACGCTACTTCTTTCTAATTTTATCGAATAAGCGGCATCCAACCAGGGCTTTGACGCTGCTTCTTTCTGGTTTTATCGAATAATCTGAAGCTTTCCGGTTCTATCGAATAAGCGGTATCTATCACAGAATTTAACACTGTTTTTTTCCAAAAGCAGACCCTGCTCAACTGCAAAAAAGGGGAGTCTCATCACTGAAACTCCCCTCGAACTTATTTATTCATATGTGCAAGAAAGCCGCCAAGAAGAGTATCCAGATCTTCTTCGCTTTCCTCTTCAGTTTCTTCTTGCTGTTCCTGTTTAGCCTTGTCCCAATCAAAGTCAAGCAGATCATCTTCAATATCCGTCAGATCATCTTCAGATACCTGGTCTTCCTCTAAAGCCGCGGCTGCCGAATCATACTCATTCACAGCAGGCCTCGGCTCCTCCTGCAGATATAGAGCTTCATCTATATCAGAAGAGCGGCTGTTCAAGGACGCCAGCAGGGATGTTGCCCGCACCGGGTCCGTAATCAGCTGATAAATGATGCTGCCGAGCAAGGCTTCTGAGTGCTCATGCTTTAGCCAGTCGCGCTGAACCTTGCTTAGCCCCTTTGGAAGGGGAATGGTGATGGTTTCCCGGTCTTTTGATTGTGAACTGCTGACTCCCTGCATCACAAACTCGGCCATTTTGCTCGAAAAATTCCGCTTTTCGGTTTCCTTGAGCTTTTGCAGATGCTTCAGAATATGATCAGGTGTGTCAGATGGTACACGAAAGGATATGGATTGTCCTCTCTTAATTTCAGAAGAGGAAGCTTTACTCATGAAAAATCACCCTAGTTGGCTTTTACAGGTTTCTTATCCTGGTCTGCCTTATCTTTATTCGTTCTTCTTGAAAAATCAGAGATCAGCTTGTAATAAGCATTTGCCATCATCCAGATGCTTTCCTTTTCATCCTCGAAGAAGTCAATGTTATAGCCATCCAGATTATTATTTAATGTCTTCAGATAATCTTTTAGAACAATAGAACCGCCGCCGACGAAGTAGCAGATCTCCGTCTGGGAGTTTTTCTGCCACACGTTGCGGAGCAGGCGGTACTGCTTCTTCGCCAGGTCAAGCAGGATACGGTCTGTAATATCATGCACGCTTGTGCGGCTTCCCTTAACCATAATATGATTGCGGTCATTTTTCTTCGTGATGATTTCCACGACATCTGTGCGGCTGTCGAGCTCAACACCATGCTTCGAACGGATCTCTTCACGGATGGATTCAAGCGCTTCAGACACGCCAAGGTTGAAGCCCTGCGCTTTATCATCATCTACATTGCGGTTTTTAATGACAGCGATATCCGTAGATAATCCGCCGATATCCTGGATTAAAATACGCTTATCAATTAAATCCTTATTAATGATGTTTAAGTTATTATCCATTACAAGGTTGATATAAGCAGCAAATCCTTCAGGATAAACCTTGATTTCTTCAAACTTGATATTAACTTTTTGCCCCTGGTACTTCGGTGTTACAAGGAACTCAACCTGATGGACAGAGCCCAGCAGCTTGGAACGGTAACCCGCATCCTTGCCTTCCTTTACTTCACGAAGCGGAAGTCCTGTGCCCAGTGTGTAGTTTGCATCGATCACATTACCTGACTTTTTAAAGCCAGTGGAACCGCCGTTTTGTACAGCATCCAGTGCCAAAGCAGTGAAAAGCATAACCAATGTCTGATCTTCTTCGGATTTGCTGCTGCCTGGATCCAGTTCAGTAGCATTATCGCTTTTTGTTGCCAGGTGACCTACACGGTAAATCGTATTGTTTTCCTTCAGGGCAGGGGAGTGAACTCTAATATGTATGCCTTCAAGCGGATTTTTGCTGTCAAGTTCTTCAATCCCGATAACCGGCCGGTCCTCAACATCTCTCGCTATTACATTCGGTATGTTTAATTCTGAATCCAATTTCCCAAAGATTGCTTTAATAGAATCGTTTCCTACGTCAACTGCTGCAATTCGTGAATTCGTCAAATCATTCAATCCTTTCATTCTCCATAATATAGAGCTGCTATTTTAAGAGTAATTCAGATTGAGAGATTAATCAATGCGAGGAAACAAAAAGTAATCAAAGCGTAAAAACGTAAACAAAATGTAAACATCTACCTTCATTGTATACACTTTCCGTATACATGTAAACAAAAGTGCACACATCCTTATATACCAACATGCACACCGATTTGTATACTTGTTTACATTTTTGAATACATTTGTAAACATTATTGTATACATGTAATCAAATTTGTTTACAAACAGATTCCCTTGGTGTTTTTCTTAAAATTTGATAGTTTATGAGATAAAATAATATCCTTATCTTCTCTAAGTGAAAAGCAACTGAATTGGATAATATTAAAAAATTTAGAAAATATACTAAATTAATCTACTTTCTTGGTAAAAACTCCTATAAAATAGGAGTATAACAATAGGAAAAGGAGTTCAGAAAGATGCAAGGCTCCAGAATATTTATGGTTTCGCTTTTTATCATTTCCGTGTGCACTGCTGTTTTCTCAGAGGGAATCAGTGTCGAGAGCTCTGTATATATAAAAGCGCTGGGTATATACCTGCTGTTTGCATGCCTGTATTATCATTTGCGGATTATCAGCAGAAATGGAAATACATCGATCGATTATGGGATTAATTACAGTCTTTCCATTGGACTGTTTACAGGGCCATTAGGTCTGTTGATTTTTGAAGTCATCTACCGTTTTTGCGTCTATTTTTATAAAAAGCATACAAAAACAGAGGATCCTGATGAATTTTTCCATACTTTCTATAATATTGGTTCCTTTGTGATGAGCAACTCCATTGCGTTCTATTTGTTCCATTTGTTATCTCCCCTCTTTAAGGGTGTGCCATTCGGTTTTTGGGTTGTCATGCTGATGCTGATCACCGTAACCTCATTGCTTTCGGATCTATTCCTGATTACTGTTTTTAAACTGACAGGAGATATTAAAACGAAGGTAGAAGCGATTGACTTTATCAAAACAAGAAGTGTGCTGGATATGGGGAAGATTGCCTTCACGAACGGCCTTTTGCTGTTATTCCTGAAGGAGGGAAAATGGGAAATGCTCATAAGCCTGTTTATCCTTAACTACCTTGTGAGCCGCTCGTTTCTGTCGAAATCACAGATGCTGCAGAATAAAATCGAGCGTGATAAGTTTGAGCAAATGGCCTATACTGACTTTCTGACTGGTGTGTTTAACCGTGCCTATATGGATAAAAAGATGACGGAGCTTAATCAATCAGGTGAAAGCCTTGGTATAGTTGTAGCTGACATTGACAAATTCAAAAGGATAAATGACAGCTATAATCACGCGGTTGGCGACCAGGCAATCAGGCACTTTGCCGATACTTTAAAAAGCTACCTCTCCAAAGATGATTACTTATTCAGGAGCGGAGGAGAAGAGTTTACGATTATTATGAGATTCAGAACATATGAAGAGTGCCTGAATTTAGCTCAGAAAATTCGCAAAGGCGTTGAAAACAGCCCTTTTCAAGCTGATTTTAAAGAGGAGTCCATTTCTATTTCCTACACTGCATCATTTGGCCTTTTTTACTATACAGTGAACGATCTGCTTTCTATTGAAAAAGCTTATGTTTATGCAGATCAACTCCTTCTCCAGTCCAAGGAAATGGGTAAAAACAGGCTATCCAGCAGGGAAGAGCCTGCCTATCCGCACAGACCTCCAGAAGCAGTTCTGACAAACGCATAAGATATTCGCAGCCGCCGGTTTGGGCGGCTTTTTTTTGGGTATAATACATTTGTTTTTTATAAAATTAATAATACTATCATTATTCTGAAAAAATAAACTTTGAATGAATTCTCTGAGAAAATCTATTTATTCCTCCTTTGAAGCCAATAATAACCATCGTTACATAAAATTTTTTTTGACAATTAGCAGCTATGAAAGATATCATAGAATAGCTAAAAGGAGGATGAAACATGTCAGATTTTAATAGGCAGAAAATTGTTGAAAGTGTGCCTCAAAAAG
It encodes the following:
- a CDS encoding MEDS domain-containing protein → MNSKMNQLFEEQKSVHVLYSYNGMKQYIEQVVSFIQNGVMAGDYIILIENDRVYPIIQKELSRRLNEEKLKFVHFVNNYDFYYSSGSYHPPAITEYFTKMVQPYVEKKISFRSWAHVEWSSMKDPLHLIEDFEKIVDEAVNTLSFPLICAYEGEKMPDFLRTILMETHPYVLFEDNLIISEQYQQIEEVK
- a CDS encoding NAD(P)/FAD-dependent oxidoreductase translates to MNYDCLIVGGGIAGLQAAIQLGRYKHKVLVLDSDDGRSTICQNYHNILGYPDGVSGPELRELGKKHAESLGVEFVHEKVEQAEKAEGGFVVSAESGNKYSGKRILLATGVMDRMPPFPELMPCLGISVYVCPDCDGYEVKDKRTIVLGSGNAGANMALTLSYWTNDLVFINHEKKVPDQEFLEKMREENIEYVEETIGKVLADDDKFKGVRLENGKEITGDRGFIAFGGNEIKSGLAKQLGAERLENKHLLTDPRSKMTSVQNVWAAGDVAAHSEQVTIAMGEGAQAAIWIHKSLLQDKN
- a CDS encoding GGDEF domain-containing protein, with protein sequence MQGSRIFMVSLFIISVCTAVFSEGISVESSVYIKALGIYLLFACLYYHLRIISRNGNTSIDYGINYSLSIGLFTGPLGLLIFEVIYRFCVYFYKKHTKTEDPDEFFHTFYNIGSFVMSNSIAFYLFHLLSPLFKGVPFGFWVVMLMLITVTSLLSDLFLITVFKLTGDIKTKVEAIDFIKTRSVLDMGKIAFTNGLLLLFLKEGKWEMLISLFILNYLVSRSFLSKSQMLQNKIERDKFEQMAYTDFLTGVFNRAYMDKKMTELNQSGESLGIVVADIDKFKRINDSYNHAVGDQAIRHFADTLKSYLSKDDYLFRSGGEEFTIIMRFRTYEECLNLAQKIRKGVENSPFQADFKEESISISYTASFGLFYYTVNDLLSIEKAYVYADQLLLQSKEMGKNRLSSREEPAYPHRPPEAVLTNA
- a CDS encoding ParM/StbA family protein, with product MTNSRIAAVDVGNDSIKAIFGKLDSELNIPNVIARDVEDRPVIGIEELDSKNPLEGIHIRVHSPALKENNTIYRVGHLATKSDNATELDPGSSKSEEDQTLVMLFTALALDAVQNGGSTGFKKSGNVIDANYTLGTGLPLREVKEGKDAGYRSKLLGSVHQVEFLVTPKYQGQKVNIKFEEIKVYPEGFAAYINLVMDNNLNIINKDLIDKRILIQDIGGLSTDIAVIKNRNVDDDKAQGFNLGVSEALESIREEIRSKHGVELDSRTDVVEIITKKNDRNHIMVKGSRTSVHDITDRILLDLAKKQYRLLRNVWQKNSQTEICYFVGGGSIVLKDYLKTLNNNLDGYNIDFFEDEKESIWMMANAYYKLISDFSRRTNKDKADQDKKPVKAN